TGGCCTCGTTGACGCCCCAATCCAGCAGCGCGCGCCGGTACAGGCTGCATACGGCCTCGGCCTTGGAGGTTTTGGCGACCAGGAACTTGAGCCGCCGGGAGTTACATATCGACCACGCCCAGCACCATGTGGCGGCCGTCCGTGAGCAGCCAGTCGCCGGGCGTGGAGTCCATCTCCCACTCCTGGTTCAGGCGGGTAATGTGCGCGTGCTGCGAGCCGAACGACGCCTGGAACTTGCTCTTCCAGGCGTCTGGATTTGGTGGTGTAGGTGTAGCTCTGGCGGTGCTCGGTGCGCCAGTCGCGCACGAACCGTTCGATGGACTTGACGGCGACGACATCGAGCTCGGCGTGCGCGGCGGCGAGATAGTCCTTGATCTTGCGCGGGTTGATGTGGGGCGACTTAAGGATCAGGCCTAAGATGACGTCCTTCAAGGCCCAATTCTGCTCGATCTTGCTCTGGCCCTTGCGGTTGCCGTAGCTGTCGGTCAGGCCCATCAGGCCGTGCTCGCGATACGCTTTTTCCCACCCGTAAATGGAGCGCGGACTAACGCCTGTGGCGCCTTCGTACGCGGGGAACGTATGCCGCACGCTGGCGGGCGGATCGATGCGCCCACGCCGGTAGTCGGCGCAGAACGCGCCGATGGCGCCTTTGTGCGACAGATCGTGCGCGCGCTGGTAGCTCGCGATGGCTTCGATGACCCAGCGCCGCGCGCGGGCGCGGTCACGCTTCGCGGCGGGCAGTTGCTCAAACGCGCGCAGCCCGGCCGCCAGCGTTTTGGCGCGGGCCAGCTCGGTAACTGATGCGGCAGCTGATTCAATGTCGGCCTCGGCGATCGCGGCCTGGTGCGGCAGCGCATGCCGGGTGGCCGGTGGCAGGCTGGAGATATGGTATTCGCGGCCGCCTCCGCGCCCTTCGCGCGGTCGGGACAGCCAGTGCTCGCGTTTGGCGAGTTTGATCACACCGCTAATGGTCTTCGGCATTCCCAGAAGCCCGATCAGTTCGGCGGCCGTGAACCACTCGCTCATACACGCGCGAACGTCAATGGGTGGAGGCCCAGCCCCGTGCTACGGTAGCAGTGCAACCCATTACCTTCGACAGGAGGGCCTCCAATGAAGAAAAGAAGCAGAATGCTGGCGTCCAGTTTCGCGGAGGTGTTCGACGGCCAGGCCCGGTCGTTGCTCAACTCCTTCACGGACGAAGAAATCGGGCTCTTACAACAGGAGTTGCAAGGCATGTCGAGAACCACTTGGCTGCAACGGCGCAGTAAAGTTGCGCTTTCGGCTACGGCGTTCATCGGGCTTATTTACGATGACCGTGCGCGCGAGGCGGCCGAGATGATTTGCTGAATCGGGCGTTGACGAAGCTGATCGCGTGGCAGTTGGCATTTGAGATGTGGTCACTAATGGACGGCCTGAGCGATCTGCCAGAAGCACATTGGCAAATCTGGAGAATGGAACCGCACCGCACCGCTGAGGCCGCTTTGCTAACGCATCACTTAGCAACGCGCGCTGGATTGCTTTGGCCTCCTTTTCCAGGCTCTCAATCGCCATTTGCCGAGGAGCCTTCGGAAATTTAACACTCACTTTCATGCCACCTGCCGCGGCTTGGCGTTACGCGCCGCGCGCGCGGTGCTAGAATTCTTGCCCTTGGGGTAGGCGCGTAGCGGCTGGTTAGCGTCGTCGTAACGGCTTGGCCAGATGTCCCAGGGCTCGACGCCGATGGCGTCGGCGATGATGCGTTCCGCCCTGGGCCATTGGGTACGGAGGGCGTTGCTTAGGCCGCCACCTGCAAATCCATGCTCACGCGAAAGTGCGCGCAATGAAAAGCCGGCTTTACGGACAGCGGCCACGACATCTGCTGGGTGCCAGTCTTCGCGGACTGGTTTTTTTGGCCGAATGGAATTGTTCGTTCTAAACAGCATGAACACGAACATAGACTACGTTCGTAGTGTAGTAAATACGTTCATAGCAAATTTTGTGGACGGGATGCTTTCGCGTCAAAGTTCGCGCGTTAACTGCTATCTCCCATTGTCGTTATCTTATTTTGCATATTCAGATAATTACGTAAAAAGTTGATCGATTCCACGAACATTGACGCTGACGCCAAAGTTCGCTCTCAGAACATTGACGCATTCTCTGAACGTATCTCTTCGCTTATAGAGGAGGCCGGGGGTGCTGATGGCGGCGTAAGACGGATCGCCCAGATGTGTGGTTTATCAGAGCAGGTAATTCGGAAGTGGGCAGCTGGGCAATCTGATCCGTCGCGACTGCGTCTCATAACCCTTGCGCGAGGTGTTAACGTTAATCTGCCGTGGCTCGCTGAAGGAACTGGCCCGAAACGCGGGAGCGACGTGCCTCTAAACTCGTTAGACCAATGGGATACGTTTGTTGAGTTGCTCTCCCATGCCCGTGATCAAATGTCGGCAAACGACCTCCTGCTGCTTCAGCTCTTGATCGAAAAGCTGATCCCGCAGTTTGCGGAGTGGCGCGCCGAGAAGGCGTCCGAGGCACCTGATTATTCAGCCGTCCATGAAGAAAAAGCGTGATCTTATTTTGGCTCTACTAACATTTCAGCGTCCGTTTATGATGCGTTGCAGCATAGCGATTAAACCAGATAAATTACACCTTACATCAACAGCTTACGTAGAAAAGGATGCTGTTGGTAGAAAGGGACGCCAGCATCCTTTTCTACTTGAAGGAAAAGAACAGGAGACAGAGGTGATTCAGGCTGCCGCTAGCCGCACCAGCAGCGAGATTAGAGTAGCTTAATCAACCGCTTACGCTCCGCGCAACACGGGTATAAACACGCCAAAAACCGCCCTTAAGAGTAATCAAACCATCCGTCCACGCGCCAAAATCCCAAAAATCCATGTGGCGAGCCCACATTTTTTGTAGGGTATTAATCAGCGCTTGTTAGCGCGCGAACCTCAAGCAACGTCTGAAGAGTCGTCCCGCTTTATCTCGATTGCCGCGAGCTGTTCCAGGATCTGCAACTCCCGCCGCCGCAACCGACCTAGCTCTACCAGCAGCAATGTCTCCGTGTAATGGATGTGCGAGACGCTAGAGGCGCGGTCTGCCAGCTGGGCCTCGAACCTTCCCTCGGCTATGTCCTGCCGTTTGAGCACCATCGCATAGCGATTTAGGGCAGATCGGCTACTCCGGTAAAGTCGCCGTACCAGTTGGCGCGGAACCGCTCGTTGAGCGCATTTCTGACCTCGGGTGATAACTTGGAAACTGCTCGCCGCTGGCCCATTGTCGTCTCTCCATGTCTCTATAGCTCCGTATATACCTATTCGATGCAATCACCGCAAGCCCGCGATTGTGAACTGTCTCGCATAATCTCGCGAAATGCCACTTTAACCAAACCATCTGTCCCGTCACAATTCTTAAGGCACTCAATGGCGGCCCTGGTTTTTATGGCAAGCACTGGGCAAAAGCATTCGCCGGAGGCTCGCGGCCCAAGTATAGTGCGGCGTCCGCCGTTGTCCGGATAAGCGGCGGAAGGCACTTTTAGACATCAACTTATACGAGATCTGGCGTGGGACTGGCGTTATTCGATCTGGACAATACCTTGCTGGCCGGCGACAGCGATTACGAGTGGGGCCGCTTTCTGGTGGACCGGGGCGTCGTGAACGCCGCGGTCTATGAGCGCGAAAATCGC
This portion of the Gammaproteobacteria bacterium genome encodes:
- a CDS encoding helix-turn-helix transcriptional regulator, with product MIDSTNIDADAKVRSQNIDAFSERISSLIEEAGGADGGVRRIAQMCGLSEQVIRKWAAGQSDPSRLRLITLARGVNVNLPWLAEGTGPKRGSDVPLNSLDQWDTFVELLSHARDQMSANDLLLLQLLIEKLIPQFAEWRAEKASEAPDYSAVHEEKA
- a CDS encoding helix-turn-helix domain-containing protein translates to MLFRTNNSIRPKKPVREDWHPADVVAAVRKAGFSLRALSREHGFAGGGLSNALRTQWPRAERIIADAIGVEPWDIWPSRYDDANQPLRAYPKGKNSSTARAARNAKPRQVA